The following are encoded in a window of Brettanomyces bruxellensis chromosome 9, complete sequence genomic DNA:
- a CDS encoding uncharacterized protein (CAZy:GT15), giving the protein MARSNARLIRFGFLAALVILCVFIISKGTSTSYVVTQSSSSIVDSSSSNVEEPVSSEQEKTEDKPASPKLAKVSGNYGGNGGLGDGKAEVPKVYVEESDPSNEKDKVNAAFVTLARNGDLYELVESIREIEDRFNRKFHYDWVFLNDDVFDDNFKKVTSALVSGKTHYGKINKDQWGFPEWIDTDKAAKVRKEMHDKKIIYGDSISYRHMCRYESGFFFRHPLMMKYDYYWRVEPGIKIFCDINYDIFRYFHDNSLVYGFTISLPEYKETIPTLWDTTKNFMKENPQYVAENNLMDLISEDSGATYNGCHFWSNFEVGDLRFWRSEAYMKYFEYLDHAGGFFYERWGDAPVHSIAASLFLPREKVHFFNDVGYYHVPFFNCPIDENLRLTHHCSCNPDKDFTFRGYSCVNRYFSVKGLEKPKGWENYS; this is encoded by the coding sequence atggCACGTTCTAACGCTAGGCTGATAAGATTTGGGTTCTTGGCAGCTCTAGTGATATTATGTgtttttatcatttctaAAGGTACATCCACTTCATATGTGGTCACGCAGTCATCTTCCTCGATAGTGGACTCATCGTCTTCAAATGTGGAAGAACCTGTCTCTAGTGAACAGGAGAAGACCGAAGATAAACCAGCAAGTCCTAAACTTGCAAAAGTTAGCGGAAATTATGGTGGTAATGGAGGCTTGGGAGATGGTAAAGCAGAAGTGCCTAAGGTGTATGTGGAAGAGAGTGATCCTAGCAACGAAAAGGACAAGGTCAACGCCGCATTTGTTACCTTGGCCAGAAATGGTGATTTGTATGAGTTGGTCGAATCCATAAGGGAGATAGAAGATCGTTTCAACCGGAAGTTCCATTACGATTGGGTTTTCTTGAATGATGACGTGTTTGATGATAATTTCAAGAAGGTCACTAGTGCTCTTGTCTCTGGTAAGACACACTACGGAAAGATCAATAAGGACCAATGGGGATTCCCAGAATGGATTGACACCGATAAGGCTGCTAAGGTGCGTAAGGAAATGCACGACAAGAAGATTATCTACGGTGATTCCATCTCATATAGGCATATGTGCAGGTATGAGTCTggattcttcttcagacaCCCACTGATGATGAAGTATGACTACTACTGGAGAGTCGAGCCTGGCATCAAGATTTTCTGTGATATCAACTACGATATCTTCCGTTACTTCCACGATAACAGTTTGGTGTACGGTTTCACTATCTCCTTGCCGGAGTACAAAGAAACCATTCCAACTCTTTGGGACACCACCAAGAACTTCATGAAGGAGAATCCTCAATACGTTGCTGAAAACAACCTCATGGATTTAATTTCCGAGGATTCTGGTGCTACGTACAACGGATGCCACTTCTGGTCCAACTTCGAAGTTGGTGACTTGAGATTCTGGAGATCTGAGGCTTACATGAAGTATTTCGAGTATCTCGATCATGCTGGTGGATTCTTTTATGAAAGATGGGGTGATGCTCCTGTCCATTCTATTGctgcttctcttttccttccaAGAGAGAAGGTTCACTTTTTCAATGATGTTGGATACTACCATGTTCCTTTCTTCAACTGTCCAATTGACGAGAATCTACGTTTGACACATCACTGTTCCTGTAATCCTGATAAGGACTTCACCTTCAGAGGATACTCCTGTGTTAACAGGTATTTCAGTGTTAAAGGATTAGAGAAGCCAAAGGGTTGGGAGAACTACTCTTGA
- a CDS encoding uncharacterized protein (BUSCO:EOG092635DF) — protein MAESDRKEAQLRHSIVLFIVLLAVLVGLPIWYLTTTIYRANLPEAEIIQMEHSIADGIDYEVPFYVMNLPSSLDGLIDEAQDLIDNQMNELQDAKAAIRAHVKLLSGRESSVGEFDYKIRLIERDLMDETDTEAVYISPGSDREIKLFLSPSVIQNGKVTDFLMRVVTDMVLGSEIGLLTEVSGNSGNASTSRSMIKIPYNDQYKVSVSFLEEGDEPLRWDVKPVVDAFGKYLSVLDSYANFTLETQLGYYEALPETANLEKLEKADEESVDICILKDTSTFMDYSEWGLDQDVQLLPTINLVVYAPNRNRKILIANSTTNSFIVPQWGGVVIYNGAADGNKPGKDNLLVSTEDLEPVFDIFASQILQLLGAPESPKSPFIRADMITRVQCAQNLLKSVDNLVSLIKLTRELPTIPIPEITMQEVEETMALVNKSMIIMKSWNESDWWNQVNELSARAVKISDKAFFQKDMVQQAFFPEDHKMAVYMPLLGPFATIMVLGLARSLKERIKMKKDEQANDEKVRLRTENEPTAGK, from the coding sequence ATGGCAGAGTCTGATCGAAAAGAAGCACAGCTTCGACACAGCATAGTGCTTTTCATCGTACTGCTTGCTGTGCTTGTGGGGCTTCCAATATGGTATCTTACAACAACTATATACAGGGCAAATCTACCTGAAGCGGAAATCATTCAGATGGAGCATAGCATAGCTGATGGAATTGACTATGAAGTCCCTTTTTACGTGATGAATTTGCCATCATCTTTGGATGGTCTAATAGATGAAGCACAGGATCTCATAGATAATCAGATGAATGAGCTTCAAGATGCAAAAGCCGCAATAAGGGCACACGTGAAGCTTCTAAGTGGACGAGAATCATCAGTTGGTGAGTTTGACTACAAGATACGGCTAATTGAGCGGGACTTGATGGATGAAACAGATACTGAGGCAGTTTATATCTCTCCAGGTAGCGATAGAGAGATCAAGTTGTTCTTGTCCCCTAGCGTTATACAGAATGGCAAGGTTACAGATTTTCTGATGCGTGTTGTGACCGACATGGTTCTGGGTTCTGAGATTGGCCTGCTAACTGAAGTTTCTGGTAATTCAGGGAATGCAAGCACTAGTCGTAGTATGATCAAGATTCCCTATAATGACCAATATAAGGTTTCGGTGTCATTTTTGGAGGAAGGCGACGAACCATTAAGGTGGGATGTGAAGCCTGTGGTTGATGCTTTTGGCAAGTATCTGAGCGTGTTGGATTCTTATGCAAACTTCACATTGGAGACACAGCTTGGGTATTATGAGGCTCTTCCAGAGACAGCCAATCTCGAGAAATTGGAGAAAgctgatgaagaaagtgtCGACATATGTATTTTGAAAGATACCTCTACGTTCATGGACTATTCCGAATGGGGATTGGACCAGGATGTTCAGCTACTGCCGACAATTAACCTTGTTGTCTATGCTCCGAACAGAAACAGGAAGATTTTGATCGCCAACTCGACAACGAACTCTTTCATTGTGCCACAGTGGGGAGGAGTGGTGATTTATAATGGTGCAGCAGATGGAAATAAACCAGGAAAGGATAATTTGCTTGTGTCTACTGAGGATCTTGAACCAGTCTTTGACATTTTTGCATCACAAATCCTTCAGCTCTTGGGTGCACCAGAGAGTCCTAAGTCACCTTTTATACGTGCAGATATGATAACGCGTGTTCAATGTGCACAGAACTTGCTGAAGTCTGTCGATAACTTGGTTTCTTTGATAAAGCTAACGAGAGAACTTCCAACGATTCCAATACCGGAAATTACGATGCAGGAAGTTGAAGAGACGATGGCACTCGTTAACAAATCCATGATTATAATGAAATCGTGGAATGAGAGTGACTGGTGGAATCAGGTGAATGAGTTATCAGCCAGGGCGGTGAAGATCTCAGATAAGGCGTTTTTCCAGAAGGATATGGTGCAGCAGGCTTTCTTCCCTGAAGACCACAAAATGGCAGTTTACATGCCATTATTGGGACCATTTGCAACAATTATGGTACTCGGATTGGCCAGATCGCTTAAGGAAAGAATtaagatgaagaaggatGAGCAAGCAAATGATGAGAAAGTAAGACTGCGTACAGAAAACGAGCCTACTGCCGGTAAATGA
- a CDS encoding uncharacterized protein (BUSCO:EOG092643Y5): MTFSQIVARRVGLFVRLGNRSAVGSYSSVIRRSFSVSRGVKLPAVKSKRELDAKKAKEKKLERRIAQKRLNAKKPASQSPLFMEVPVAMRYLRAAEVGRTPNESSVSIQVEVLGERGTAPLQGAVRFAKPLKETRILCLSLTPEKREEALKAGAVATNDVSFINDISSGKAVDLNYDKIIATPDIEPMLRKVGRVLGPKGLMPAAKRGTVTENVGEMISNTLGTQPFRERNGRVALTVARCDFRDEDVMRNIISASKAIRQAIASAKAKKPIILGNTVLSSTHGPGIVIAF; this comes from the coding sequence ATGACTTTTTCGCAGATAGTAGCAAGAAGAGTTGGTCTATTTGTTAGACTTGGTAACAGATCAGCGGTTGGAAGTTATAGTAGTGTCATCAGAAGAAGTTTCTCTGTTTCTAGAGGTGTCAAACTCCCTGCAGTGAAGTCAAAAAGAGAGCTTGATGCcaaaaaagccaaagagaagaaattggaGAGGAGAATTGCACAAAAAAGATTGAATGCCAAGAAGCCAGCTTCTCAATCACCATTATTTATGGAGGTCCCTGTAGCAATGAGATATTTGCGTGCTGCAGAAGTTGGAAGAACACCTAATGAATCGTCTGTATCGATACAGGTTGAAGTTTTGGGAGAAAGAGGCACGGCACCTTTACAGGGGGCAGTTCGTTTTGCTAAACCTTTGAAAGAAACACGAATTCTTTGCCTTTCACTAACACCAGAAAAGAGGGAAGAGGCATTGAAAGCCGGAGCGGTCGCAACCAATGATGTCAGCTTCATAAATGATATTTCAAGTGGGAAGGCAGTTGATCTTAACTACGATAAAATAATTGCTACTCCAGATATTGAACCTATGCTCAGGAAGGTGGGTAGAGTTCTAGGTCCAAAAGGCTTGATGCCAGCGGCTAAAAGGGGAACCGTTACCGAGAATGTTGGCGAAATGATATCCAATACTTTGGGAACCCAACCATtcagagaaagaaatggaagagtGGCTTTGACAGTTGCAAGATGCGACTTCAGAGATGAGGACGTGATGAGAAATATCATCTCTGCCTCTAAAGCCATACGGCAGGCTATTGCATCTGCAAAGGCTAAGAAGCCGATTATTCTTGGAAATACTGTTTTATCTTCTACTCATGGCCCAGGAATAGTCATCGCATTTTGA